Part of the Gemmatimonadota bacterium genome, CCATTTCTGGTATTGGTCGCCGCGCCGGTGTCCGGCCAAGTCACGTTCGACGGTCCACCACTGATCGGGCCCGCTTCGCCGAACGGCTTGGCGATCTATCTCACGAACCCGGATCCGGGCGATGGCATTGGCGTGCTGGCGACTTGGCGACACTCCCGAGGAAGCGTCGACGTGGGGTACCGTGCGTCGGTTGGGGAGGGGGCCGATGGCGACCTGGCCCTGGGCGGAGGCATCGATTTCTCCGGTGTGCTCAGCCGAGGCCTGGAGGGCGCGGACATCGACGTTCTCTGGTGGACGGGCGTTGGCGCGGGGATAGGGGACGACGTCATCGTGTCCGTTCCCCTCGGGATCGTCGCCGGGTGGACCGGAGAGGGCGACGACGCAGTCTTCTCGCCGTACTTGGGCGGTCACATCGCGCTGGACTTCACGTCTTTCGACGGAGATGAGGTGGTGCTCGATGCCTCGCTGGATGTCGGCATGGACCTGGAGCTGACCTCGGGGTGGGTCGTCCGGTTCGGGCTGAGCCTTGGAGGGAGGAACGCGCTAGCGCTTGGCATCTCGGTCCCGAGCGGGTCCGGGGGGACCCAGACTAGCGCGAATTAGGAGCGTTACCTGCGTCCCGGGTCGTCCATCATCGGGCGCTGGTCTTCGAGGAGGACCTCGATCTCGTCCCAGACGTCACGCATGAAGGGGAGGTCCCGCGCGTGATACTCGGCGAAGTTGAGAACGTCCGCCTCGCTGGTGTTGTGACGAGATAATACCTCGGCACGCGCTTCGTCTGTGATCTCCCGGTCGTCCGTAGAGAGTGCAGCGGCGCGCAGATCGACGTAGGCAGCGATGAAGACTTCGCGGTCGATGATGTCGTTCCCGTCCAAGCCTGCCGCGTCGCCCCAGCATGCGGACAGGGACACAGCCAGGCCGATGAACAGAAGGGTCCGGACGTGCGTAGTGCGAAGTGGGATCGTCTGCAAGCTGGTCCAGCACCTTGTCTAGGTCGTGGCGGTCGGGCGAGCTGAGGAGTTGATATCCCTCATCGGGTCGATGGGGTCCGCGTGGCGTTCATATGGCAACCCCGACATGACCGGGTCTGGAGGCGCTCCGGCTGTCGTTGTAGTATCGACACCAAGGGCGTCCGATGTACCCAAGGTGGAGGCCCCGGAACACGCCTTGCCTAGAGATGACCATGCTGAGCTCTGATCGACTCACAGTGAAGGCCGGCGAGGCGCTGCAAACAGCCGCGGCGGAGGCTCGGCAGCGTGGCAACGCCGAGGTCCATGGCGTGCATCTGCTCGACGCCCTGCTGGCACAGGAAGAGGGCATCGTCGTCCCCATCTTGCAGAAGATCGAGGTCAGGGTCGGACGCGTGCGGGAGCAGACGGGGGAGGCGCTGGACCGGATGGCTCGCGTCGAGGGCGGGTCGGATCCCAACCTCTCCCGGGATCTGCGCAAGGCTCTCGATGCCGCGGAGGACATCTCCCGCGAGCTCGAGGACGAGTTTGTCTCCACGGAACACCTGCTCCTGGGGCTGACCGGCGAGAAGAACGACGCGGGCCGCATTCTCAGGGATGCAGGGGCGACGCTGTCCGAGGTGCGCGCCGCAGTCGAATCGGTTCGAGGTTCGCATCGCGTCACCGACGACACGCCCGAGGACAGCTATCGGGCGCTCGCCCGGTATTCCCGAGACCTCACCGAGTTCGCGCGGCGCGGCAAGCTCGATCCCGTGATCGGCAGAGACGAGGAGATCCGAAGGGTTATCAAGGTTCTTGCGAGACGCACCAAGAACAATCCAGTGCTCATCGGCGAGCCGGGAGTGGGGAAGACGGCCATCGTCGAGGGTCTGGCCCAAAGGATGGTCGAGGGTGACGTCCCGACTTCGCTATCGAACAAGAAGCTGCTTCAGCTCGACATCGCTGCGATGCTCGCTGGTGCCAAATACCGCGGTGAGTTCGAGGAGCGTATGAAGGCTGTGCTCAAGGAGATCACCAACGCCGATGGCCGCTATGTGATCTTCATCGACGAGATGCACACGATCGTGGGAGCGGGAGCCGCCGAAGGGGCCGTGGACGCGGGCAACATGTTGAAGCCAGCGCTCGCCAGAGGCGACCTCCGCGTGGTGGGTGCCACGACGCTCGACGAGTATCGGAAGCGCATCGAGAAGGATCCCGCGCTCGAGCGTCGCTTCCAGCCGGTTTTTGTGGCGCCGCCTTCCGTGGAGGACACCGTCGCGATACTACGCGGCCTGAAGGAGCGCTACGAGGTACATCACGGCGTCCGCATCACCGACGACGCGATCATCGCCGCGGCGAAGCTTTCGGACCGATACATCGGAGGCCGCTTTCTGCCCGACAAGGCGATCGACCTCATGGATGAGGCGTCGAGTCGGCTGCGCATCGAGATCGACTCGCTACCACAGGAGATCGACGAGGTCGAGAGGCGCATCGTCCAGCTCGAGATCGAGCGGCAGGCGCTGTTGGCCGAGTCCGAAGGGCCCGCTCGTGAGCGCCGGCGTGTGATCGAGTCCGAACTCGCCGAGCTGGGCGAGAAGAGCCAGGGCATGAAGGCGCGCTGGCA contains:
- the clpB gene encoding ATP-dependent chaperone ClpB is translated as MSSDRLTVKAGEALQTAAAEARQRGNAEVHGVHLLDALLAQEEGIVVPILQKIEVRVGRVREQTGEALDRMARVEGGSDPNLSRDLRKALDAAEDISRELEDEFVSTEHLLLGLTGEKNDAGRILRDAGATLSEVRAAVESVRGSHRVTDDTPEDSYRALARYSRDLTEFARRGKLDPVIGRDEEIRRVIKVLARRTKNNPVLIGEPGVGKTAIVEGLAQRMVEGDVPTSLSNKKLLQLDIAAMLAGAKYRGEFEERMKAVLKEITNADGRYVIFIDEMHTIVGAGAAEGAVDAGNMLKPALARGDLRVVGATTLDEYRKRIEKDPALERRFQPVFVAPPSVEDTVAILRGLKERYEVHHGVRITDDAIIAAAKLSDRYIGGRFLPDKAIDLMDEASSRLRIEIDSLPQEIDEVERRIVQLEIERQALLAESEGPARERRRVIESELAELGEKSQGMKARWQAEKDVIQQIQELRTRVEELRVEADRTTRTGELNRAAEITYGEIPTAEAKVEALAERLSELQKDKRFLKEEVDADDIAGVVAEWTGIPVTRLLESERQRLVQLEQHLGARVIGQVEAIGAVSNAVRRSRAGLQDPDRPIGSFIFLGPTGVGKTETARALAEFIFDDERAMVRIDMSEYMEKHAVARLIGAPPGYVGYEEGGQLTEAVRRRPHAVVLFDEIEKAHVDVFNVLLQILDDGRLTDAQGRTVDFRNVVIIMTSNIGSQHILEVVGDTDWEDVEAAVLGRLHQHFRPEFLNRVDDVVVFRPLGLEELIQIVDLQLDRVVRLVADLGFVLDVSAAAKRYLASEGYDPVFGARPLKRAIQRSIQDPLALFLLDEEVAEGTRIVVDTSETGDGLDFEAVPPDALVGVPTTAE